The following proteins come from a genomic window of Trifolium pratense cultivar HEN17-A07 linkage group LG4, ARS_RC_1.1, whole genome shotgun sequence:
- the LOC123881971 gene encoding uncharacterized protein LOC123881971 — translation MGNQRNHRKEEDGGGAVVVISASSQHYEQIREQRMKENAERMHKLGLLNLSLKLKKTPRPQIKKISLPSIQPQRRSSRIMTLASVDYGSKRPRAPHQQHSSSSKKKKELEIYIPEGTNPEVYTEEHEKLLGDCETAWELYVDGYDEDGERIYDPTKGEKCHQCRLITISQLTSCNKCELPQGQLCGDCLYTRYGENVREADFNPQWTCPCCREICNCNSCRRKNGWMPTGNIYNKVVKLGFKSVAHYLIKTRRSVESIEGSGAENIVAQEIPETTQDTTQKGPIQTRRALRS, via the exons atgggAAATCAACGAAATCATCGCAAAGAAGAAGATGGCGGCGGCGCTGTCGTGGTGATTTCAGCTTCATCGCAGCATTACGAACAGATTAGGGAACAAAGGATGAAAGAGAACGCTGAGAGAATGCATAAACTTGGATTGTTAAATCTTTCTCTTAAGCTCAAGAAAACCCCTCGCCCTCAGATCAAGAAAATTTCGTTACCATCCATTCAACCCCAAAGACGTTCTTCTAG AATAATGACCCTGGCTTCGGTTGACTATGGTTCAAAGCGACCTCGTGCACCACATCAACAACATTCATCATCAAGTaagaaaaagaaggaattgGAGATTTATATACCAGAAGGTACAAACCCTGAAGTTTACACTGAAGAGCATGAGAAGCTTCTGGGAGATTGTGAGACTGCTTGGGaattgtatgtggatggatatgaTGAGGATGGGGAGCGTATATATGATCCAACCAAGGGAGAGAAATGTCATCAATGCAG GCTTATAACTATTAGTCAGCTGACGAGTTGCAACAAATGCGAATTACCCCAAGGGCAGCTCTGTGGAGATTGCTTGTACACAAG ATATGGAGAAAACGTGAGAGAAGCTGATTTCAATCCCCAGTGGACTTGCCCTTGTTGCCGAGAAATTTGCAACTGCAATAGTTGCCGTAGGAAAAATGGTTGGATGCCTACTGGTAATATATACAATAAG GTGGTGAAATTGGGATTCAAATCTGTTGCTCATTATCTAATTAAGACCCGTCGTTCTGTGGAAAGCATTGAAGGCTCGGGTGCTGAAAATATTGTTGCCCAAGAAATACCAGAGACCACTCAAGATACGACACAGAAGGGACCAATCCAGACGAGAAGGGCTCTGAGAAGTTAA